One Pseudomonas sp. AN-1 genomic region harbors:
- a CDS encoding acetyl-CoA C-acetyltransferase — protein sequence MHEVVIVAATRTAIGAFQGALSAIPAAELGATVIRALLEKTGLDPAAVDEVILGQVLTAGAGQNPARQAAILAGLPHAVPALTLNKVCGSGLKALHLAAQAIRCGDAEVVIAGGMENMSLSPYVLPKARTGLRMGHAQMLDSMIHDGLWDAFHDYHMGITAENLVEKYGLSREEQDAFAAASQQKACAALAAGRFTDEITPVPIPQRRGEPLPFAVDEQPREGTSAESLGKLKPAFRKDGSVTAGNASTLNDGAAAVLLMSAARAERLGLPVLARVKAYANAGVDPAIMGIGPVAATRRCLDKAGWQLADLDLIEANEAFAAQALAVGKELGWDTEKVNVNGGAIALGHPIGASGCRILVTLLHEMIRRDARRGLATLCIGGGQGVALAIERP from the coding sequence ATGCACGAAGTCGTCATCGTCGCCGCCACCCGTACCGCCATCGGCGCCTTCCAGGGCGCGCTGAGCGCCATCCCCGCCGCCGAGCTGGGCGCCACCGTGATCCGCGCCCTGCTGGAGAAGACCGGCCTCGACCCGGCCGCCGTCGATGAGGTGATCCTCGGCCAGGTGCTCACCGCCGGCGCCGGCCAGAACCCCGCCCGCCAGGCCGCCATCCTCGCCGGCCTGCCGCACGCCGTGCCGGCGCTGACTCTCAACAAGGTCTGCGGCTCCGGCCTCAAGGCCCTGCACCTGGCCGCCCAGGCGATCCGCTGCGGCGACGCCGAGGTGGTGATCGCCGGCGGCATGGAGAACATGAGCCTGTCGCCCTATGTGCTGCCCAAGGCGCGCACCGGCCTGCGCATGGGCCATGCGCAGATGCTCGACAGCATGATCCACGACGGTCTGTGGGACGCCTTCCACGACTACCACATGGGCATCACCGCCGAGAACCTGGTGGAGAAATACGGCCTGTCCCGCGAGGAGCAGGACGCCTTCGCCGCCGCCTCGCAGCAGAAGGCCTGCGCCGCGCTGGCGGCCGGCCGCTTCACCGACGAAATCACCCCGGTGCCGATCCCGCAGCGCAGGGGCGAGCCGCTGCCCTTCGCCGTCGACGAGCAGCCGCGCGAGGGCACCAGCGCCGAGAGCCTGGGCAAGCTCAAGCCGGCGTTCCGGAAGGACGGCAGCGTCACCGCCGGCAACGCCTCGACCCTCAACGACGGCGCCGCCGCAGTGCTGCTGATGAGCGCCGCCAGGGCCGAGCGACTGGGCCTGCCGGTGCTGGCGCGCGTCAAGGCCTATGCCAACGCCGGCGTCGATCCGGCGATCATGGGCATCGGCCCGGTGGCCGCCACCCGCCGCTGCCTGGACAAGGCCGGCTGGCAACTCGCCGACCTCGACCTGATCGAGGCCAACGAGGCCTTCGCCGCCCAGGCGCTGGCGGTCGGCAAGGAACTCGGCTGGGACACGGAGAAGGTCAACGTCAACGGCGGCGCCATCGCCCTCGGCCACCCGATCGGCGCCTCCGGCTGCCGCATCCTGGTGACCCTGCTCCACGAGATGATCCGCCGCGACGCCAGGCGCGGCCTGGCCACCCTGTGCATCGGCGGCGGCCAGGGCGTGGCGCTGGCCATCGAGCGCCCCTGA
- a CDS encoding LysR family transcriptional regulator: MTVKQLRAFLAVAQSLSFAQACERLHLSQPALSLAIKSLEDSLGGPLLVRTTRSVALTPEGETLLPLARRLLADWDNTEELLRQHFTLQLGKVAIAAMPSFAANQLPLLLRAFRDRHPRVNVAVHDVINEQVLEMVRNHRVELGIGFEPEQAGELEFTELYADRFVAVLPADSPLARQAQVGWEQLLQGDFIALQRPSALRLLLEESLARSGRTLTVAFESHQLVTVGRMVACGLGVSAIPSLCIRQMQELGAVCVPLDEPVVERRVGLLCHAGRKLSSAAQALRVVIMEVSRSPTGGFVLPVVPR, encoded by the coding sequence ATGACCGTCAAGCAGTTGCGCGCCTTCCTCGCCGTGGCGCAGAGCCTGAGCTTCGCCCAGGCCTGCGAGCGTCTGCACCTGTCGCAGCCGGCGTTGAGTCTGGCGATCAAGAGCCTGGAGGACTCCCTCGGCGGTCCCCTGCTGGTGCGCACCACGCGCAGCGTGGCACTGACCCCGGAAGGCGAGACGCTGCTGCCGCTGGCCCGCCGCCTGCTCGCCGACTGGGACAACACCGAGGAGCTGCTGCGTCAGCACTTCACCCTGCAGCTGGGCAAGGTGGCCATCGCGGCCATGCCTTCCTTCGCCGCCAACCAGCTGCCGTTGCTGCTCCGGGCGTTTCGCGACCGCCATCCGCGGGTCAACGTGGCGGTGCACGACGTGATCAACGAGCAGGTGCTGGAGATGGTGCGCAACCACCGGGTCGAGCTGGGCATCGGCTTCGAGCCCGAGCAGGCCGGAGAGCTGGAGTTCACCGAACTGTACGCCGACCGCTTCGTCGCCGTGCTGCCGGCCGACTCGCCGCTGGCCCGGCAGGCGCAGGTCGGTTGGGAACAACTGCTGCAGGGCGACTTCATCGCCCTGCAGCGGCCGTCGGCGTTACGCCTGCTGCTCGAGGAGAGCCTGGCGCGCAGCGGGCGCACGCTGACGGTCGCCTTCGAGAGCCACCAACTGGTCACCGTGGGACGCATGGTGGCCTGCGGTCTGGGGGTGAGCGCGATCCCGTCGCTGTGCATCCGCCAGATGCAGGAACTCGGCGCGGTCTGTGTGCCGCTGGACGAGCCGGTCGTCGAGCGGCGGGTGGGCCTGCTGTGCCACGCCGGGCGCAAGCTGTCGAGCGCGGCGCAGGCTCTCCGGGTGGTGATCATGGAAGTTTCGCGCTCTCCGACCGGGGGCTTCGTGCTACCCGTGGTCCCGCGCTAG
- a CDS encoding DEAD/DEAH box helicase encodes MLSAVKRYKLLLSGVLARYFPRTVAYLRAEREAALFHQAPAPRANKQGKASAGKTRPAAKQPGARSAKTTKTTKTTKADKADKPRAPARPRGGAGIYGPALLAVEPAQVEAMRARVAEAVAAGVIRAPSDEQWAMILARQPATRIFAGAGSGKSTTLVLRVVFMLCHLGIPAERLAVISFTNASCAELREQLLRVLGFWQYPFNEAQARHCVRTFHSAMAQLARTQLCTPAWFEQLDDRAAATDEPDTPLGGGRLRPAQQRLLKQAYQRCYAEEPGFAERVHALLGLPAPSGKRGRAPLDGLRLAGEFAAVPLFEAFYAQAGFIESIGLRIDQLDAGALDCPERERSFVAALVAFWKHFEAVLEEQGLLTFNGAFQRLTRQLTEGGEGIAGEALAPFAHLLIDEFQDISPQIVQWLQAVHASLARRGEPVSLMAIGDDWQSIYGWRGSSPELFMDFDRHFPGKGKAKASAVLNLSTNYRSIEPVIRDGERVLAAVAVKQAKTSQAARAVQPGDHGVQVVTGFELHSRMPELLAQVRAQCEHAASRQSAERTAVLLLSRRNEPLQQIQRELGRKLPVKALTIHRAKGLQAEVAIIVDDCAAPEPHPLRNALYARSGFFRNSYDQAMQDESLRLAYVAITRGVSRVLWFTRKAQGATRLLGRGAVQTR; translated from the coding sequence ATGCTGTCTGCCGTCAAGCGCTACAAACTGCTCCTCTCCGGAGTCCTGGCGCGCTACTTCCCGCGCACCGTGGCCTACCTGCGCGCCGAGCGCGAGGCCGCGCTGTTCCACCAGGCGCCGGCGCCGCGGGCCAACAAGCAGGGCAAGGCGTCGGCCGGCAAGACCCGCCCGGCGGCGAAGCAGCCAGGCGCCAGGTCAGCCAAGACAACCAAGACAACCAAGACAACCAAGGCCGACAAGGCAGACAAGCCGCGGGCCCCGGCCAGGCCGCGCGGCGGTGCCGGCATCTACGGTCCGGCGCTGCTGGCGGTCGAGCCCGCGCAGGTCGAGGCCATGCGCGCGCGGGTGGCCGAGGCGGTGGCCGCCGGAGTGATCCGCGCGCCTTCGGACGAGCAGTGGGCGATGATCCTCGCCCGCCAGCCGGCGACCCGCATCTTCGCCGGCGCCGGCTCCGGCAAGTCCACCACCCTGGTGCTGCGCGTGGTGTTCATGCTCTGCCACCTGGGCATCCCGGCCGAGCGGCTGGCGGTGATTTCCTTCACCAACGCCTCCTGCGCCGAGCTGCGCGAGCAGCTGCTGCGGGTGCTGGGCTTCTGGCAGTACCCCTTCAATGAGGCGCAGGCCCGCCACTGCGTGCGCACCTTCCACTCGGCGATGGCGCAGCTGGCCCGCACGCAGCTGTGCACCCCGGCCTGGTTCGAGCAGCTGGACGACCGGGCCGCCGCGACCGACGAGCCGGACACCCCGCTGGGCGGCGGCCGCCTGCGGCCTGCCCAGCAGCGCCTGCTCAAGCAGGCCTACCAGCGCTGCTATGCCGAGGAGCCGGGTTTCGCCGAGCGGGTGCACGCGCTGCTCGGCCTGCCGGCGCCGAGCGGCAAGCGCGGCCGCGCACCGCTGGACGGTCTGCGCCTGGCCGGCGAGTTCGCCGCCGTGCCGCTGTTCGAGGCCTTCTACGCCCAGGCCGGCTTCATCGAGAGCATCGGCCTGCGCATCGACCAGCTGGATGCCGGGGCGCTGGACTGCCCGGAGCGCGAGCGCAGCTTCGTCGCCGCGCTGGTGGCGTTCTGGAAGCACTTCGAGGCGGTTCTCGAGGAGCAGGGGCTGCTGACCTTCAACGGCGCCTTCCAGCGCCTCACCCGCCAGTTGACCGAGGGCGGCGAGGGCATCGCGGGCGAGGCCCTGGCGCCCTTCGCCCACCTGCTGATCGACGAATTCCAGGACATCTCGCCGCAGATCGTCCAGTGGCTGCAGGCCGTCCACGCCAGCCTGGCGCGCCGCGGCGAGCCGGTCAGCCTGATGGCGATCGGCGACGACTGGCAGTCGATCTACGGCTGGCGCGGCAGCTCGCCGGAGCTGTTCATGGACTTCGACAGGCACTTTCCCGGCAAGGGCAAGGCAAAGGCCAGTGCGGTGCTCAACCTCTCCACCAACTATCGCTCCATCGAGCCGGTGATCCGCGACGGCGAGCGGGTGCTGGCCGCCGTGGCGGTCAAGCAGGCCAAGACCAGCCAGGCGGCCAGGGCCGTGCAGCCGGGCGATCATGGCGTGCAGGTGGTGACCGGCTTCGAGCTGCACAGCCGTATGCCCGAGCTGCTCGCGCAGGTGCGCGCCCAGTGCGAGCACGCCGCCAGCCGGCAGAGCGCCGAGCGCACCGCGGTGCTGCTGCTCAGCCGGCGCAACGAGCCGCTGCAGCAGATCCAGCGCGAGCTGGGCCGCAAGCTGCCGGTCAAGGCGCTGACCATCCACCGCGCCAAGGGGCTGCAGGCCGAGGTGGCGATCATCGTCGACGACTGCGCGGCGCCCGAGCCGCACCCGCTGCGCAACGCGCTGTACGCCCGCTCGGGCTTCTTCCGCAACAGCTACGACCAGGCCATGCAGGACGAGAGCCTGCGCCTGGCCTACGTGGCGATCACCCGCGGGGTGAGCCGGGTGCTGTGGTTCACCCGCAAGGCGCAGGGGGCGACCAGGTTGCTCGGCCGCGGCGCCGTCCAGACGCGCTAG
- a CDS encoding CoA transferase subunit A — MSGLDKRVGSYEEALAGLTDDMTILAGGFGLCGIPENLIAEIRRRGTRGLTVVSNNCGVDGFGLGVLLEDRQIRKMIASYVGENALFEQQLLNGELEVELTPQGTLAERIRAGGAGIPAFFTATGYGTAVAEGKETRQIKGRHYILEEAITGDFAIVKGWKADHYGNVIYRHTAQNFNPLVASAGRITVVEVEEIVEPGELEPSQIHTPGIYVDRIIQGSFEKRIEKRTVRA, encoded by the coding sequence ATGAGTGGACTCGACAAGCGAGTAGGCAGCTACGAGGAAGCCCTGGCCGGGCTGACCGACGACATGACCATCCTGGCCGGTGGTTTCGGCCTGTGCGGCATCCCGGAAAACCTGATCGCGGAAATCCGCCGCCGCGGCACCCGCGGTCTGACCGTGGTTTCCAACAACTGCGGGGTGGACGGCTTCGGCCTGGGCGTGCTGCTGGAAGACCGGCAGATCCGCAAGATGATCGCCTCCTACGTCGGCGAGAACGCGCTGTTCGAGCAGCAGTTGCTCAATGGTGAGCTGGAGGTCGAGCTGACTCCGCAGGGCACCCTGGCCGAGCGCATCCGCGCCGGCGGCGCCGGGATCCCGGCCTTCTTCACCGCCACCGGCTATGGCACCGCGGTGGCCGAGGGCAAGGAGACCCGCCAGATCAAGGGCCGCCACTACATCCTCGAGGAAGCCATCACCGGCGACTTCGCCATCGTCAAGGGCTGGAAGGCCGACCACTACGGCAACGTGATCTACCGCCACACCGCGCAGAACTTCAATCCGCTGGTGGCCAGCGCCGGGCGGATCACCGTGGTCGAGGTGGAGGAGATCGTCGAGCCCGGCGAGCTGGAGCCCAGCCAGATCCACACCCCCGGCATCTACGTCGACCGGATCATCCAGGGCAGCTTCGAGAAGCGCATCGAAAAGCGCACCGTGCGCGCCTGA
- a CDS encoding CoA transferase subunit B gives MALTREQMAQRVARELKDGYYVNLGIGIPTLVANYVPEGIEVMLQSENGLLGMGAFPTEAELDPDMINAGKQTVTATRGAAIFDSAQSFAMIRGGHVDLTVLGAFEVDVQGNIASWMIPGKLVKGMGGAMDLVAGAENIIVLMTHASKDGESKLLPRCNLPLTGAGCIRRVLTDLAYLEIENGAFVLKERAPGVSVEEIVARTAGELVVPEHVPEMHFA, from the coding sequence ATGGCACTTACCCGCGAACAGATGGCTCAGCGCGTCGCGCGCGAGCTCAAGGACGGCTACTACGTCAACCTCGGCATCGGCATCCCGACCCTGGTGGCCAACTACGTGCCCGAGGGCATCGAGGTGATGCTGCAGTCGGAGAACGGCCTGCTCGGCATGGGCGCTTTCCCCACCGAGGCCGAACTGGATCCGGACATGATCAACGCCGGCAAGCAGACGGTCACCGCCACCAGGGGCGCGGCGATCTTCGACTCCGCGCAGTCCTTCGCCATGATCCGCGGCGGCCACGTCGACCTCACCGTGCTCGGCGCCTTCGAGGTGGACGTGCAGGGCAACATCGCCTCCTGGATGATCCCCGGCAAGCTGGTCAAGGGCATGGGCGGCGCCATGGACCTGGTGGCCGGCGCGGAGAACATCATCGTGCTGATGACCCACGCCTCCAAGGACGGCGAGTCCAAGCTGCTGCCGCGCTGCAACCTGCCGCTGACCGGCGCCGGCTGCATCCGCCGGGTGCTGACCGATCTCGCCTATCTGGAGATCGAGAACGGCGCCTTCGTGCTCAAGGAGCGCGCACCGGGGGTGAGCGTCGAGGAGATCGTCGCCAGGACCGCCGGCGAGCTGGTGGTGCCGGAGCACGTCCCGGAAATGCACTTCGCCTGA